DNA from Chitinophaga pendula:
TCCCGTAGGAACACCCGCTCAAAACTACGGGGACTCATATATACAGCCTGCGCCAGCGTAGGTATCGTACATTTCCCCTCCGCAGCCCGCAGCGCAGATAAAGCCGCCCATACCCGCTGCGTATCGGGATGCACATCCGGCAAATAAGCCAACAACCACTCCTCCACACAACGAAGCTGCAACGCCAGGTCAGTGAGGCCCGCTAACCGCTCCTGCAACATATAAAACTGCCGCAAAGACAAATCCCGCAACGTATAACGCTGATCCGTCAAAGCCGCCATCGGCAACCGGCAATAAGCCGATAACCCGCCCGGCTTGAACCGTATTCCCAGTAAGGCAGCACCTGGCAAAGCAATCACATCATTGTATACGGTCATCGTACCGATCACCAGCCCATCCCCCGCCAGCATCCCTC
Protein-coding regions in this window:
- a CDS encoding helix-turn-helix domain-containing protein; this translates as MYKEFRPSVLLQRYVDAYWVSAHAGATVRALRILPDSCADIIFHTGGGMLAGDGLVIGTMTVYNDVIALPGAALLGIRFKPGGLSAYCRLPMAALTDQRYTLRDLSLRQFYMLQERLAGLTDLALQLRCVEEWLLAYLPDVHPDTQRVWAALSALRAAEGKCTIPTLAQAVYMSPRSFERVFLREVGVSAKEMGGIFRFLAAKRLLKDPAGGTLLEIALAAGYYDHAHFTKAFRRYAGQSPSERR